CCGTGGCTTGCGGCACAGTCCGCCGAGGATCAGGCGCTGTTCAAGTTTATGAATCGGCAACGCAGGGAGGAGGTCCACGTAGCAGGTGCCGCTTTCTCACGCGAAACAGGCACTATTCCGGTTGCAGACGTATTCATCGCCGGCGCTACAGCGTCCGGCGCGGCGCGGCCACCCTTCGGCTACGTGGATGACTATCCAGTCACCATCGAAATCGGCACGATCAAACCGCAATTCGAAATTGCAGGCAGGACCGTGGACGCGGTCCCAGCGTGTCGTAGGTACGTTGACCTGCTGGCTGAATTTCTCGATAGGTTCGAACGCTGACCATGTACGCCGTAGACGCCTCTCTGCGCTCTTACGACGCAAGCGAATGCACGAGAGGAGAACACGGTCACGTGGTGCGAGTTAGGTCTCGTGGACGTATCCGGGATCCGATGGACAGCCACGGTCAAGACCGCGCTCTCCCATCTGAGCCTTGAGAGGCCCGGGCTGGCGCGGTTCCCGAAGCCGTTTCAGCCCATGCTGGTCGAGCCGGGCAAAGCGGCGTTCGACCATCCCGAGTGGATCTATGAACCGAAGTGGGTACGGCATCCGCATCCTCGCGTACGTCGAGGGCCATCGGGTTCCCGTCGGTACGAGCGATAGCGTAGGGCTGCTTTTGCTTCGAGCTTGCGACCTCTTGCCACTCGCAGAAGATATCGGCTGATACGAGGCACCGTCGATTGGCCAAGGTATTGCTGAACAGTCCCGGCCTTGCTACGATTTCGGCCCGTGCGTTGATGAGGCGCCGGGTGTGCATCGGGTCTCTGGCCCAATTCGATTGTGCCGCACTCCTGGGCGAGGGTGTTCCTCTCTCGTTGGCTGATATGCCAGTGAATTGGGCACGACTAACCCGAGAGTTAGTAAAGCATTACCGGGACGAAATTGCCGGAGCGCTCTCGACGACGGCTGCAATCTGAGTCATCGCTTGATGCCGGGCGCAGGCCTCAACAGCGCCGTGGTCGCCATGTGCTCGAAGCTGACGCGTGGTACCGGGCGCTGGTTGAGCAATCCCTGACAGGTATTTATCTGATCGTGGGCAAGCGCTTTCTCTACGTGAATCAAGCGTTTGCCGAGATCTTTGGCTATCGCACTGAGGAGATCATTGGACGCCTCGGCCCCGCTGAGCTGACGCACCCGGAAGACCGCCTGGTGGTTGCCCGCCACATCCGAGATCGTCTCAAGGGCGCGGCGGACGTCGCCCACTATCAGTTTCGAGGGGTACGGAAGGACGGCAGCATGGTCTGGATCGAGGCGTTTGGGCGCCGGATCGAGGACCAAGGCCACCCGGCCATCCTGGGCACCTTGATGGACATCACCCAGCGTCGGCAGGACGCAGACCGGATGCAATCCCAACTGCGGCGTCTTGGAGCACTCCGGTCGATTGACATGGCAATTACCGCCAGCCTCGACATCCACGTGACCTTGAATGTGATCCTGGATGAGGTGTTGTCCCAACTCACCGTTGACGCCGCAGACGTCCTTTTGCTAGATGCCCACACGCAACGGCTGCGCTATGCGGCCGGGCGCGGGTTCCGAACCGGGGTCCTGCAACACACCAGTTTGGCGCTCGGGGAAGGGCACGCAGGTCAGGTGGCACTCGATCGACGTCCATGCATCATCGAGAATCTCAACCTGACCCCTGGGGCCTTCCTCCACGCTCCGCTACTGGCGAGTGAAGAATTCGTCGCGTACTACGCGGTCCCACTCCTCGCCAAGGGGCACGTGAACGGAGTGCTCGAACTGTGGCATCGCACCCCGCTCTTCCCAGACCAGGCGTGGTGTGAGTTTCTTGAAGCCCTGGCAGGGCAGACAGCGATTGCCGTGGACAGTGCCGCCCTGTTCAACGATCTTGAGCGCACGAATGTCGATTTGAAGCGGGCCTATGATCGAACGATTGAGGGATGGTCGCGGGCGCTGGACCTGCGCGATGAGCAGACCGAAGGGCACGCGCAGCGAGTGGCAGATTTGACCGAACGCTTGGCGCGGCGTATGGGCGTCCCCGACACCGAGTTGGTCCATATCCGTCGTGGCGCGCTTCTCCATGATATTGGCAAGATGGGTGTACCCGACGCGATTCTGATGAAGTCAGGACCGCTCACGGACGACGAATGGACGATCATGCGAAAGCACCCGGTCTATGCGAGGGACATGCTCGCGCCCATTGACTATCTGCGGCCGGCGCTAGACATTCCGTACAGCCATCACGAGAAGTGGGACGGGACAGGATATCCACTTGGGCTCAACGGAGTGCAAATCCCTCTCTCGGCGCGCATTTTTGCGGTCGTGGACGTCTGGGACGCACTGAGGTCGAGCCGTCCGTATCGAGTCGCCGTATCCACGGCAGAGGTGGTGGCACACATTCGGGAGCAGAGCGGCAAGCATTTCGATCCAGCGGTGGTCGAAGTGTTTCTCAGCCTTCTCGCCGAGGGAGCCGTGAACCTCACAGATCCCAGAGAGGCACCGCGATGCGAAGAGACCCTACCCGGCGCACCGTAAAGATCCGTCTCCAAAAGGGGGCTCAGAGATCGGCGCCGCACGGTGAAGGAGGCGCAGAGGAGGATCTGACGCCAACCCGGGAACAGCTTCAGCAGTTGGTGAGCCATATCCGAGAAGTCTTCTTCATTAGCACACCCGAGCCTGTCCGCGTCACGTATCTCAGCCCGGCCTACGAGGAGATCTGGGGCAGGCCCCGTGAGGAAGTGTACCAGCGACCGGCGGCCTGGATCGAGTCGATCCATCCGGAGGATCGCAAGCGGGCCATCGAGGTCTTTACGCACTCGCAGTGGGGCGAGCCGACTCGGATGGAGTACCGGATCGTGCGACCGGATGGCGCCACGCGCTGGATCAGCAACCGCACGTTTCCAGTCCGCGATTCCGCCGGGAGGTTCTATCAGGTCGTCGGGATCGCCGAGGATATCACTGACTACAAGCGCATCGAGCATACGTTGCGCGAGAGCTTGGGGCAGACGCAGCAGGCCCAGGAAAGGCTGGCCGTCGCCCTGCACGAGTCGCAGGAGCGGGCCCGAGAAAGCGCCGTGCTCGCTGAATTGGTCGACCTGCTCCAGTCCAGTCGACAAGGTGCCGAGGCTTACAAGATTGCCGCGACCATTTTCCGCGGACTCTTCTTCCCCGGGTCAGGGGCCTTGTGCATCACGAGTTCGTCTCGCAACCTCGTGGAGGCTGTCGCCACATGGGGCGATCGGCGGGTCACCGAGCAGACCTTCGATCCCAACAGTTGTTGGGCGCTCCGGCGCGGCAAGATACACATCGTGAAGGGTCCGGACTCCCCGATGATGTGCGAGCATGTACGTGGCGCAAATCCGAATGAATACGTGTGTGTTCCGTTGGCGGCGCAAGGCGAAACGCTCGGAGTGCTGTGTATCGAGGGTCGGCCGGAGCCTCTCGCCGCGTCAGGGAAAGGATCAACGGACGAAATCGAGACTCTCGTCCGTCGAGCGACCGCGGCGGGAGAGCGCCTCTCCTTGGCGGTGGCAAATTTGCACTTGCGAGAAGTACTCCGCCGTCAGTCCATTCGTGATCCGCTCACGAACCTCTTCAACCGGCGCTACATGGAAGAATCGGTGGAACGAGAGTTGCACCGTGGTGCGCGCAATCACGAGCCCGTCGCATTTCTCATGATTGATCTCGATCACTTCAAGCAGTTCAATGATCGATTCGGGCACCAGGCGGGCGACAGTTACCTCCGTGCTGTAGGCGAGTTCTTGCGAGAGCGAACCCGTGGGTTAGACCTTGTGTGCCGCTATGGAGGCGAAGAGTTCTTGATCGTTCTGCCGGGTGCGTCGGCTGAAGACACTCGCCAGCGCGCGGAAGCATGGCGTGAAGAATTCAAATCCTTAACGGTACAGCATGTCGGTCAGGCCCTCGGGGGCATCAGCCTTTCAATCGGGATCGCAGTTTTCCCCGATCACGGCGAGACGTTGGACGCATTGATTCGCGCAGCCGATCAGATGCTCTATAAGGCGAAGGCCGAGGGGCGTGACAGAGTCCTCGTGGCGATGGGCACACATGCTTGATACGCAGGAACGCGGGTACCGACGCGCATCGAATCAATCGATTTCTGATTCGGGCCCCGAGCTCTACCGCCGCTCCCGGACGTACGACGCGCCGATGTACTCTATGCCCGACTGAACCAGTCTACAGCCGGAATCTCTGCTCCGCTCGCAAGGGATTCCGGGGCCCTTGCCACCAGTGGCTCCAGCAGGTCGTCCCCCCGCGGGTCCATCTCGTGTCGCTGATCATCGTACATCCGCGCTTTCCCAAGACAGGTCAACGCCACACGCCACTCCCCTGATGCCAGCGAGTCTTTGGCCATGCGGACGCACTCGTCGCGCAGGTACTTGAGCGTGGCGATCGCCTGCTGCCGGGCCTGTTCAGGTGTGACACGGTGGAAGCCTTTGCGTCGCATGACGGTAGTCGCTATCCTTCCGTGGGCTCCTCGTCGTTGGGTTCCGGCGGCGCTGGGTGGTCGCGTGCCTCGACGGGGGGACCAACGCGACGGTCTCTCCCATGCTTGGCGGCGATGACTTTCTGGGCCGCGGCGGTGAGTCGGCTGACGTCTGCCGGCGAGAGGTGGTCAATCGGCCCAGTCACGTCCTGCTTCCGAAGCCAGGCCATCGCCCGAGCGTTCGTGCCCCCCGTCTTGCTCGGGGCCGCGCCGGCGATGAACGTGAGGAAGTCCTCGTACTTGATATAGCCGCCCTCTGCAGAGCGGAGAAAGCCGGGGGAGTCGATCGGGACACGTTCGGTGTCGGCCATCGGGACGGTCCTCCGTGCTGTAATGGAGAAGCCTTCCCGATGTTCGGTGCGAGGCTCCTGCCGAACACTTACCGACGAGTGGGGGACAATCGCCTACCGACTACGGCGAGCTGGAAAGAATCTTCGTGACCTCACCCAGCAGAAGGCCGCGGTACTTGGCAAAAGCATCATCCATCTTGCCCGTCAGATACCACGTAAAACAGTGGTGAAGGGCCGTCAACGCATCGCCGGTCAAGGTGGTCCCTGTCAATCTGAGTTGGCCTTCGGGGATCACAATCACGAGATCCAATCGTAGGAACCCTTCGAGGATCCCGAACTCGTCGCTGGGAGGGAGGTGAAAGAGGAATGGGTACTCCCACGCTTCTAAACGCAGCCTGAACTCCTGGACGTGAGTGTCGTGGAATCGGAACATGGGGCACGCCAAGTAAACGCTGGGAAAATCTTGCTTCGGGAGTCCCGCAACTGATGGTCGTACGGCTGTTGGGGACAGTAGGACAACTGATCGCCGTTTCATCTTCACGATCCCAAAGGCTTCATCATGCTCCAGTGGGCGAGGGCGTAGAACGGGATTGTGCTTGAACGTAGATTCATCCGCCTGAACTACGCTGTACGTGATAGCGTCCCCACGATTCGCGGCGTCGATGTTGAACTTGAGGGCGTTCAGCGGGCCAGGCGGGAGGTAGTAGACCGTGGACTCGCAGACTCGTCCAGGCGCGTACCCTCCAGTGCCAGCGTTTGTGTAGTAGGTCCCGATGATATCGAACGCGGTCTTATTTATCACGTGCGAGAGAAAGCATCACGGCTATTTCGAACCGATGGCACGCAATCCTTGCGCCAACACATCGTCATATCGCGGTTCAGGCGATGGCTCGACGAGCTTCTGTTGGTCGGAACGGATCTGGGACCAGAACTCCTGCTTGAGCCGAGTCAGTTCTTCAATCCTACGTGGATCGATCCGACCCAAGAGCAAGTTCGCGAGCGATGTCACCTGTACCCGAGGGTGGATCAATCCGAAGTCGAGCGGACGTTCCCAAACAGCATCCAGCATTGGCTCTGTTTCGAAATACACATAGTTCAGGATGGACGCAAGGGATTCGCCAGCCCAGCGATCCAGGACATCCTTGATGATCCCTCGCTGTTGAGGGGCGAGACTGTACTCTGCCCCGTGGCCGGGCCCGTGATACGTAAAGAACGTTTTGCCGGTGGCAGAGACTCCCGACAGCTCATCGATCGACTGGCCAGCGATTCGGCTGATAGCGTGATCGAGCTCAAACGAGTAAGGTCCGTACTTGTAGAAAATCCACTCGACGTTAGTGATACGCGGCAGCCCCGCGCGGACGGATTCCACATCCGACAAGTAGATGAACTTCACCAGCGCGGTCTTTACGGGGCGCACCCCGCGCTCTGTGAGCTCGTTCACCACGTACTCAGCAATCTGCTCTGTGGTCGCCATAGGCCCGTTCGCGTGCGTGGTGCCCTATTTGACTCTCGTTGAGACGTTTCCCTCTGTCTCTTGAACGACCATCCTTACTCGTTTGTGCCCGACCTCCCTCGGGGAGTACCTGGATACGGGGGCGGCGGGGGTCTCGACGGCCCGCTAGACCCTATTTTACAGGGCCCAGCGAGGGGCTACTTTGTCGTTCCCGGACCCCCAAGTTTTTCTCCAGCCCAGTTTTTCTCCGACCTCGTTTTCGCCTCCGAACACCTAATCTACGCTCAGGCGGATACGTCAGCCCGCGCCAAGGGGGTTGGTATACTGCATGGCTGGGGTCGAACGGGGCTCGGGAGCGGCGCACTCGCTGAGAATGAACGGGGTGGGGGAGCACGCGTGCGGCTACGTCGTCGTCGGGCAGATGCGTGGAGGCGATCAAGCACCGCACAGATCCGGAGGGGGCAGTCACGACACGGGGTTCGGGGCCAGCACCCGGCGCGCCCGCAGGGCCTCCGCCTCGTCGTCAGACAGCGGTCTGGCGCTCGTCGTGTGGTCGTTCAGTACGTCAGAGGGGATGCCATAATCCTGGAGTGGGCCGGAGAGGGCAGCCTCGTTCCGGCACGCATAGCGGTCGAGGTCCGCCAGAGAGAAACCCACGGTGAGCTCGACCAGCACGCTCACGTCGGCGGCGGAGAGTCGGTACGGATGCCGCGTCACCCAGACCGTCTCCTCCGAGTCGAGCGGGGACCACCACGGACCGGCGTAGCCCTCATCCTCGGCACCGAACCCCTCATTGGTGATCCGGTCGGCCTGGTCCCAGTCGAACGCGCGGAAGTAGAGCACGGTCGGGCTGCCCCCTCGTTCCTCGGTGTGCTGGCGGGTTCCCTCGGGCGGGTCTTCCAGGAACGGGTTCATGTGGACTCCTTGGGCGGCCGGGGCTTCCTCCGCTTGGCCTTCCGCCATCGCTTCATCACGGCCTGACGAGCGGCCTCGGACCGACCGGTCTTGGGCGTCTTCGCCCACCGATCCTGCGCTGCTTTCCGAGCCGAGCGGCTCCGCTCCTCCGGCGTCAGGGCCTCTCTGCGGGCGACCCCACCGGCATGAGCCCGTGCCTTCCGCACGGACTTGGGAGGCAGATGCGGCGTCGTGTGCTCGTTCATAGCCAAAGTATACGGGAAGCACGCAAGTATTGACAAGAGATCTAGCACGCACGTATACTGGCCTTGGAGGTGACCGATTATGTCTCTGAGAGGTATCGAAGCCTTCTTCCTCGCCCTCGGTTATCGACCAGCACTCGCGAACGGCCACACCCCGAGACGGGATCCGCTGGACGTCGTGATCGACCACGCCCGACGGTCTCGGGAAGCGGTTGAACATCTCCTCGCCGCCACGGCCCGCAAGCGGCGAAGCAAGAAGCGGTAACCGACAGGGGGGACTGATGATGCGCGTCGGGATCTACGCGAGAATCTCCACGAACGACAAAGACCAGAATCTCCAGACGCAGCTCCAGCCGCTCGCTGAGTACGTCGAGGCGCAGGGATGGACGCTTGCCGGCACATGGACCGATGAGGCGTCGGCGATGGACCTCAAGCATCGGACGGGCTGGAAGGCGCTCCTCAACGCTGCCTCGAAACGCCGCGTGGACCTCATCTTGGTGCATCGGCTCGACCGAGCCTTCCGGAGCGTCTCTCATGCGGTCACAACGCTGGAGCAGCTCCGCCGTTGGCGCGTGGGCCTGCGCTCCTTCTCCGAGGCGTGGCTGGACACGAGCGGAGAGAATCCCGTCTCGGACTTGATCTTCAACGTCCTGGCCAGCGTGGCGCAGTTTGAGCGGAGCCTGATTGCCTCCCGGGTACGGGCGGGCATGGCGAGAGCGAGGCGGGAGGGGAAGACGCTCGGACGGCCGCGGGCAATCAACGGAGAATGGGCCCAGGTCGAGCCGCTCCTGGCGAGTGGACAGCTCAGCCAGAGCGAGGCGGCAAGGCGCTTGGGCGTATCGAGGACGACGGTGTACCGGCTGTTGCAAAATGGTGGCGGTTCCAGCGGGTCGCAAGGCCCTGCAAACTAAGGGCTCGCGGAAGCCGAAACGGGATGCACGGAAGGAGTTCTTTTCGCACCAGTGAGAGGCGGGGGAGATACGATTGAGGCTCTATCATCGGACGACCGCCAGCAGGGGGAAGCAGATTCTCACCTCGGGCTTCCGCGACCACAGAGGACACTACCTGACTGAGCAGTACCATGTCGGGGTATGGTTCTCCGACGTCCCGTTGGGCATGAACGAGGCCGCTAGCTCGGGC
This genomic window from bacterium contains:
- a CDS encoding HD domain-containing phosphohydrolase, with protein sequence MLEADAWYRALVEQSLTGIYLIVGKRFLYVNQAFAEIFGYRTEEIIGRLGPAELTHPEDRLVVARHIRDRLKGAADVAHYQFRGVRKDGSMVWIEAFGRRIEDQGHPAILGTLMDITQRRQDADRMQSQLRRLGALRSIDMAITASLDIHVTLNVILDEVLSQLTVDAADVLLLDAHTQRLRYAAGRGFRTGVLQHTSLALGEGHAGQVALDRRPCIIENLNLTPGAFLHAPLLASEEFVAYYAVPLLAKGHVNGVLELWHRTPLFPDQAWCEFLEALAGQTAIAVDSAALFNDLERTNVDLKRAYDRTIEGWSRALDLRDEQTEGHAQRVADLTERLARRMGVPDTELVHIRRGALLHDIGKMGVPDAILMKSGPLTDDEWTIMRKHPVYARDMLAPIDYLRPALDIPYSHHEKWDGTGYPLGLNGVQIPLSARIFAVVDVWDALRSSRPYRVAVSTAEVVAHIREQSGKHFDPAVVEVFLSLLAEGAVNLTDPREAPRCEETLPGAP
- a CDS encoding recombinase family protein: MMRVGIYARISTNDKDQNLQTQLQPLAEYVEAQGWTLAGTWTDEASAMDLKHRTGWKALLNAASKRRVDLILVHRLDRAFRSVSHAVTTLEQLRRWRVGLRSFSEAWLDTSGENPVSDLIFNVLASVAQFERSLIASRVRAGMARARREGKTLGRPRAINGEWAQVEPLLASGQLSQSEAARRLGVSRTTVYRLLQNGGGSSGSQGPAN
- a CDS encoding diguanylate cyclase; its protein translation is MRRDPTRRTVKIRLQKGAQRSAPHGEGGAEEDLTPTREQLQQLVSHIREVFFISTPEPVRVTYLSPAYEEIWGRPREEVYQRPAAWIESIHPEDRKRAIEVFTHSQWGEPTRMEYRIVRPDGATRWISNRTFPVRDSAGRFYQVVGIAEDITDYKRIEHTLRESLGQTQQAQERLAVALHESQERARESAVLAELVDLLQSSRQGAEAYKIAATIFRGLFFPGSGALCITSSSRNLVEAVATWGDRRVTEQTFDPNSCWALRRGKIHIVKGPDSPMMCEHVRGANPNEYVCVPLAAQGETLGVLCIEGRPEPLAASGKGSTDEIETLVRRATAAGERLSLAVANLHLREVLRRQSIRDPLTNLFNRRYMEESVERELHRGARNHEPVAFLMIDLDHFKQFNDRFGHQAGDSYLRAVGEFLRERTRGLDLVCRYGGEEFLIVLPGASAEDTRQRAEAWREEFKSLTVQHVGQALGGISLSIGIAVFPDHGETLDALIRAADQMLYKAKAEGRDRVLVAMGTHA